A region from the bacterium genome encodes:
- a CDS encoding TolC family protein, whose translation MLLASEGASEEILTLEKCVELALKNSPAIHQAWLEKEKAVVKIKEARTAFYPQLELSANYTRLDESPSIEGGSFGGISFGDISFGDDDIYSLKGSAQQPIYTGGKIDTSYRIAKISKELADWDYEKVKADLILKAKSAYFQALKAEKFKLVAGEAVRQVEAHRDLTSNLLEAGIVAKLDLLKAEVVLAQTKQNLIKAEDGLKMAQSNLNILLDRPIEEKVALEELEDYKPLNLTLDTCLKRAMADRPELKQMEMNIALAKLGLKLARSSYYPKVALIGDYDYQKGSSQAPEDWEGSWSITLSGSINPWDFGKTRSQVKVAGLELSRVEDGQAQLVDGITLEVQQAYLASHTAFSSIEVAKEAIGEAEEGLRITEEKYKVGMATSTDVLDAQTDLISARTNYYTALYDYFIAMAELSKATGEKFPYNLDRQ comes from the coding sequence ATTGGCCCTTAAGAATAGTCCGGCTATCCATCAGGCCTGGCTCGAAAAAGAGAAGGCGGTGGTAAAGATAAAGGAGGCCAGGACTGCCTTCTATCCCCAACTTGAACTCTCAGCAAACTACACCCGCTTAGATGAGTCACCATCCATAGAAGGAGGCTCCTTTGGGGGTATTTCATTCGGAGATATCTCCTTCGGTGATGATGATATTTACAGCCTCAAAGGGAGTGCCCAACAACCCATATATACGGGTGGCAAGATTGATACCTCCTACCGGATAGCGAAAATTTCCAAAGAGCTGGCTGATTGGGATTACGAAAAGGTAAAAGCCGATCTTATCCTGAAGGCTAAATCCGCTTATTTTCAGGCACTGAAGGCGGAGAAATTCAAGCTGGTGGCCGGGGAGGCAGTCCGTCAGGTTGAGGCACACCGGGATTTGACTTCTAACCTCCTTGAAGCCGGAATTGTCGCTAAGCTGGACCTCTTGAAAGCTGAGGTAGTTCTGGCTCAGACCAAACAGAACTTGATAAAGGCCGAAGATGGTTTAAAGATGGCCCAAAGTAATCTTAATATCCTTTTAGACCGGCCCATAGAGGAAAAAGTTGCCCTGGAAGAATTAGAGGACTATAAGCCCTTAAATTTAACCCTGGACACCTGCCTTAAGAGAGCCATGGCTGACAGGCCGGAACTTAAGCAGATGGAGATGAATATTGCCCTGGCCAAACTTGGCCTCAAGTTGGCCAGAAGTTCTTATTATCCTAAGGTGGCTTTGATCGGAGATTATGATTACCAGAAGGGATCATCTCAGGCACCGGAAGATTGGGAAGGCTCATGGAGCATTACTCTATCCGGAAGCATTAATCCCTGGGACTTTGGAAAGACCCGCTCTCAGGTAAAGGTGGCTGGATTAGAACTGAGCCGGGTAGAAGATGGCCAAGCCCAACTGGTGGATGGGATTACTTTAGAAGTGCAGCAGGCTTATCTGGCCTCTCATACGGCTTTCTCTTCCATCGAAGTAGCCAAAGAGGCTATTGGTGAAGCTGAGGAAGGTCTTCGGATTACAGAAGAAAAGTATAAGGTAGGTATGGCTACCTCAACTGATGTCCTGGATGCCCAGACAGACTTAATTTCTGCCAGAACCAATTATTATACAGCCCTTTATGATTATTTCATTGCCATGGCTGAGCTTTCTAAGGCTACGGGGGAAAAATTTCCTTATAACCTGGATAGGCAATAG